The proteins below are encoded in one region of Methanosarcina barkeri 3:
- the hypD gene encoding hydrogenase formation protein HypD: MENGNSPSKLAAPELERKLLERIRGSDKPLRIMHVCGTHERTIAKYGLRSVLPKNIEVISGPGCPVCVTPEEDVNIAIALAKSGATVVTFGDMMRVPGSGESLLDAKSEGANVKMVYSIDDAIALAEKKPELEVVFFGIGFETTVPANAAALLRKTPENFSLLTSQKQTPPAVEFLARDADVDAFIAPGHVATIIGTKPFESLAEKGFPVVVSGFEPGDILLGINLLQMQAEKGISRVDNGYPRAVKPEGNQIALKIMKETFETSDSEWRGIGKIKNSGLVLRKEFEEKDAAKKYEDLYASALEDVRKKTGRKDKKRCICAAILTGKAKPSQCPNFGKDCTPKSPAGPCMVSQEGMCYNWFRYSREGGNRVA; the protein is encoded by the coding sequence ATGGAAAACGGGAATTCACCTTCAAAGCTAGCGGCTCCTGAACTTGAAAGAAAGCTCCTGGAAAGAATCAGAGGCTCGGATAAACCACTTCGCATAATGCATGTATGCGGGACTCACGAGCGAACGATAGCAAAATATGGGTTAAGGAGTGTCCTTCCGAAAAATATTGAGGTAATAAGCGGTCCCGGATGCCCTGTTTGTGTGACTCCTGAAGAAGACGTTAATATTGCTATTGCCCTTGCGAAAAGTGGAGCAACCGTTGTCACTTTTGGAGATATGATGCGGGTTCCTGGCTCGGGCGAAAGTTTGCTGGATGCAAAATCCGAAGGGGCAAACGTAAAAATGGTCTATAGTATTGATGATGCAATTGCCCTTGCGGAAAAAAAACCAGAACTTGAAGTAGTCTTTTTTGGAATAGGCTTTGAGACCACGGTTCCCGCAAATGCGGCCGCTCTTTTAAGAAAGACCCCTGAAAACTTCAGCCTCCTTACCTCGCAGAAACAAACTCCTCCTGCAGTTGAATTTCTTGCCAGGGATGCAGATGTCGATGCCTTTATAGCTCCTGGACACGTGGCAACCATAATAGGCACAAAACCTTTTGAATCTCTTGCAGAAAAAGGCTTTCCTGTCGTCGTAAGCGGATTTGAACCGGGAGACATTCTCCTTGGAATCAACCTGTTACAAATGCAGGCAGAAAAAGGAATCTCAAGGGTAGATAACGGCTACCCGAGAGCTGTAAAACCTGAAGGAAATCAGATTGCCCTTAAAATAATGAAGGAAACATTTGAAACTTCGGACTCTGAATGGCGAGGCATAGGAAAAATAAAGAACTCGGGACTTGTGCTCAGGAAAGAATTTGAGGAAAAAGACGCCGCAAAAAAGTACGAAGACCTGTATGCTTCTGCCCTTGAAGATGTCCGAAAGAAAACAGGGAGAAAAGACAAAAAACGCTGTATCTGCGCAGCTATCCTTACCGGGAAAGCAAAACCTTCACAATGTCCGAATTTCGGGAAGGACTGTACCCCGAAAAGCCCTGCAGGTCCCTGTATGGTAAGCCAGGAAGGCATGTGTTATAACTGGTTCAGATACTCAAGAGAAGGAGGTAACAGGGTTGCATGA
- the hypA gene encoding hydrogenase maturation nickel metallochaperone HypA, with protein MHEFSIACEIFEQVMTTAKEHGATEVKHVTLQMGRLSHTNPEQLSFCFKVLSEESIAENADFIVEMIPPSLECECGYTGTVDEEKIRENCEFKSELLAYAAVMECPICGKPAQITGGRELIIKSIEIETEDQN; from the coding sequence TTGCATGAGTTTTCCATTGCATGTGAAATTTTCGAGCAGGTTATGACTACTGCCAAAGAACACGGAGCCACGGAAGTTAAGCACGTAACCCTTCAGATGGGAAGACTGTCTCATACTAATCCGGAACAACTTAGTTTTTGTTTTAAAGTCCTTTCCGAGGAAAGCATTGCCGAAAATGCGGACTTTATTGTAGAAATGATACCACCCTCGCTTGAATGCGAATGTGGATACACGGGAACAGTAGACGAAGAAAAGATACGAGAGAACTGTGAGTTCAAAAGCGAACTTCTGGCTTATGCGGCAGTCATGGAATGCCCAATCTGCGGAAAACCTGCCCAAATTACAGGCGGTAGAGAGCTTATAATTAAAAGCATCGAGATCGAAACTGAAGACCAGAATTAA
- a CDS encoding nickel-dependent hydrogenase large subunit produces the protein MVNVTVDPLTRIEGHQRISTEVGADGFITDAQSSSLIFRGFERILQNQDPRDAAFLTQRICGVCPLSHGLASTNALDNLYGVAESVPKDALMMRNIFQGLNMVASHATHIYVLFGPDLANPAYKKVLTTLGDTGNAVWKEMVGRFAPISYKMDGVAVPVGSSYLAAIPEKKRLQEAIALIAGRMPGPSSLYPGGYTYPATVADITKLSSYYLQVMDFVSKHTLKVDFNTWIENTYKASSPQKAVSFVTEHLTDLINKSTSSNDFSKDAGWGDVEFYAAFGSELVGEKILGLPASLKHDTIGGYKDPSKICFVAYGGYYKYKDGYDPKSPAGDRIFTSGVVSGKLEYQKFDPEKITESTAHSFYQNSVNDLAPAKGETVPLTDPSKIVYTGGSNSQYSWDKAPRYDGIAGEVGPLARMLNIKEPLVTGLAQAFNEKGYSAANVYTRMLARMQETAILAYELLNWVTVDYNPNGKISVPIDLNAAKNNSGMGLWEAPRGALGHWVSAGSDGKVTNYQCIVPGSWLMSPRDSKGIPGPLEQSLIGSKINPVGDVDYTNPVGIFHMGRSYDPCISCAVHTIDLTGKNAPNTLRIL, from the coding sequence ATGGTAAACGTTACAGTTGATCCCTTAACCAGAATTGAAGGCCACCAGCGTATATCCACCGAAGTAGGTGCTGACGGTTTTATTACCGATGCCCAGTCATCTTCCCTTATATTCAGAGGTTTTGAACGCATCCTTCAAAATCAGGACCCAAGAGATGCAGCTTTTCTTACACAGAGAATTTGTGGTGTCTGTCCTCTTTCTCATGGATTGGCATCCACAAACGCTCTTGACAATCTTTATGGCGTGGCCGAAAGCGTTCCAAAAGACGCTCTGATGATGAGGAATATTTTCCAGGGCCTGAATATGGTTGCAAGCCATGCAACTCATATATATGTCCTCTTTGGTCCTGACCTTGCAAACCCGGCGTACAAAAAGGTACTTACAACACTGGGAGACACCGGAAACGCAGTCTGGAAAGAAATGGTCGGAAGGTTTGCCCCAATCAGCTACAAGATGGATGGTGTGGCTGTACCGGTAGGAAGTTCCTATCTTGCAGCAATCCCTGAAAAGAAACGCCTTCAGGAAGCTATTGCACTTATTGCCGGTAGAATGCCTGGTCCTTCATCCCTTTACCCAGGTGGATATACTTACCCGGCTACTGTCGCAGATATAACCAAACTTTCCTCTTACTATCTGCAGGTCATGGACTTCGTGTCCAAACATACTCTGAAAGTTGATTTCAATACCTGGATCGAAAATACTTATAAGGCAAGTTCTCCTCAAAAAGCAGTAAGCTTTGTTACCGAACACCTGACTGACCTTATTAACAAATCAACGAGTTCAAATGACTTCTCCAAAGACGCAGGTTGGGGAGATGTAGAGTTCTATGCAGCTTTCGGTTCGGAACTTGTAGGAGAAAAGATTCTTGGCCTTCCAGCAAGCCTTAAGCATGATACCATCGGTGGGTACAAGGATCCCTCAAAGATCTGCTTCGTTGCATATGGTGGATACTACAAGTACAAGGACGGATACGACCCGAAGAGCCCGGCAGGAGACCGTATTTTCACATCAGGCGTGGTATCAGGAAAGCTAGAATATCAGAAATTTGATCCGGAAAAGATTACGGAGAGCACTGCTCACTCCTTCTACCAGAACAGTGTCAACGACCTCGCACCAGCAAAAGGTGAAACCGTTCCGCTTACTGATCCAAGTAAAATCGTCTACACAGGAGGTTCGAACAGCCAGTACAGCTGGGACAAGGCTCCCAGATATGACGGAATTGCAGGTGAAGTCGGGCCTCTTGCACGCATGCTAAATATCAAAGAGCCTCTCGTAACCGGTCTTGCTCAGGCTTTCAATGAGAAAGGTTATTCTGCAGCTAACGTTTACACAAGGATGCTGGCTCGTATGCAGGAAACTGCAATTCTCGCATATGAACTTCTCAACTGGGTAACAGTTGATTACAACCCCAACGGCAAGATTTCCGTGCCTATAGACCTTAATGCAGCTAAAAATAATTCGGGAATGGGCCTATGGGAAGCACCTCGTGGAGCTCTTGGTCACTGGGTCTCTGCTGGCAGCGATGGAAAGGTTACCAACTACCAGTGTATAGTTCCGGGTAGCTGGTTAATGTCCCCAAGAGACAGCAAAGGCATTCCTGGTCCTCTCGAACAGTCTCTCATTGGTTCAAAAATCAACCCAGTAGGAGATGTCGATTATACCAATCCGGTTGGCATCTTCCATATGGGC
- the hypB gene encoding hydrogenase nickel incorporation protein HypB, producing MLMHVIDMGHDVYKANDKVAEKNKKKLDKYQVFSVNVMGAIGSGKTTLIEEVIRQLKDKYKIAVIAGDVIAEMDSSRFRKLDVPTIPVNTGKECHLDAKLVEKALDEIDLNNTDLLLIENVGNLICPVDFKLGEHLRVVIVSVTEGDDIILKHPMIFKTSDLAVINKVDIAHAVDVDAEKMRDDILSLNPNVPVILTSKHDWESLETWISFIELGVKESQNR from the coding sequence ATGTTAATGCACGTAATCGATATGGGACATGATGTCTACAAAGCAAATGACAAAGTTGCTGAAAAAAACAAAAAGAAACTTGACAAGTATCAGGTCTTTTCGGTAAATGTTATGGGTGCAATAGGATCAGGAAAGACCACTCTGATTGAAGAGGTTATTCGGCAACTTAAGGATAAATATAAAATAGCTGTGATCGCAGGGGATGTAATCGCTGAGATGGATTCCTCACGTTTCAGGAAACTCGATGTCCCTACTATTCCTGTAAATACCGGGAAAGAGTGCCACCTGGATGCAAAACTGGTAGAAAAAGCCCTGGATGAAATCGATCTTAACAACACGGATCTCCTGCTAATTGAGAACGTAGGTAACCTGATATGCCCTGTGGACTTTAAACTGGGAGAACACCTGAGGGTTGTAATTGTGAGCGTGACCGAAGGAGACGACATTATCCTTAAACACCCCATGATATTCAAGACTTCGGATCTTGCAGTAATAAATAAAGTTGACATTGCACATGCTGTTGATGTAGATGCTGAAAAAATGCGAGATGATATTCTTTCCTTAAACCCGAACGTGCCGGTTATCCTGACTTCAAAGCATGATTGGGAAAGTCTGGAAACCTGGATTAGCTTCATCGAGCTTGGAGTTAAAGAGTCTCAGAATAGATAA
- the hypE gene encoding hydrogenase expression/formation protein HypE, with amino-acid sequence MKSNTISLEHGAGGEVMQALIGEIILKNFRNKSAGSIGLECLDDGSTIKLEDFNKGCELVLTTDSHVITPAFFPNTNIGRLAVAGTVNDLTVMGAKPLALTCAVIVPEGFSLKEFEEIIKTMDETAAEVGVPIITGDTKTVEKTALDSIILNTAGLGITDSPVRDSGLQPGDKILVTGTIGDHGISLMAHREGFDFDTDLASDSAPLWKLIEPLLKLRTPEGEPVITAMKDPTRGGLANALNEMASKSGAGILIEEDWIPFKSAVSAACEMLGLDPLEVANEGKAVMGVKAGFEEEVLSILRQHPYGRDAAVIGEVTPDKNEVVLRNRFGGMRFVDVPAGDPIPRVC; translated from the coding sequence ATGAAATCCAATACCATTTCTCTTGAGCACGGTGCAGGCGGAGAAGTAATGCAGGCACTTATAGGAGAAATAATTCTTAAAAACTTTCGTAATAAAAGTGCAGGCTCGATAGGGCTCGAATGTCTTGATGATGGATCCACGATCAAACTTGAAGACTTCAATAAGGGATGCGAACTCGTACTGACTACTGATAGTCATGTGATTACACCTGCCTTTTTCCCGAATACCAATATAGGAAGACTTGCAGTTGCAGGGACTGTAAATGACCTTACGGTTATGGGAGCAAAACCCCTTGCCCTTACCTGTGCAGTCATAGTCCCTGAAGGTTTTTCACTCAAGGAGTTTGAGGAAATAATTAAAACAATGGACGAAACTGCTGCAGAGGTTGGCGTACCCATAATAACAGGCGATACTAAAACCGTGGAGAAAACTGCGCTGGACTCGATTATCCTGAATACTGCAGGCCTTGGAATTACGGATAGCCCTGTAAGAGACTCAGGACTTCAACCTGGAGACAAAATCCTGGTTACAGGAACTATCGGCGACCATGGAATCTCGCTTATGGCTCATAGGGAAGGTTTTGACTTTGATACCGACCTTGCCTCGGATTCAGCTCCACTCTGGAAACTCATAGAACCTCTTCTGAAACTCAGAACTCCGGAAGGTGAACCCGTAATCACGGCAATGAAAGACCCGACCCGAGGAGGGCTTGCAAATGCCCTGAACGAGATGGCATCAAAATCCGGAGCAGGTATTCTTATTGAAGAAGACTGGATTCCCTTCAAATCAGCCGTTTCCGCAGCCTGTGAGATGCTGGGCCTGGACCCCCTTGAGGTTGCAAACGAAGGAAAAGCAGTTATGGGAGTCAAAGCCGGCTTTGAAGAAGAAGTGCTTTCAATCTTGAGGCAGCACCCTTACGGTAGGGACGCAGCTGTTATAGGAGAAGTTACTCCGGATAAGAATGAAGTAGTCCTGAGAAACCGTTTCGGCGGTATGCGTTTTGTAGATGTACCTGCAGGAGACCCGATTCCCAGAGTATGCTAA
- a CDS encoding tetratricopeptide repeat protein, with amino-acid sequence MSATDKGREFHHSKRDSFYEEEFIGLETYEGRKKDIEVIDIIGSLMQDEDFSLEDESSFTIKKILAFLEKEITDDQYFTEAWLIKGTVLYKTGKYGGSIEAFDNALETIPEVISKENLYLWKKSDNINYKYALKFKALALFKLGGYKEALDTLNEILSLYPEDVEIQKYKNMLSTLQDESLIKELNTLPYNSPEVSGKGYRDRQVYESDKYVRALKEFDKCLEINPDNADIWSYKGSALYTLGRYEEALEALDKSLEINPKNENVWSFKGSTLYMLDRPEKALKAFDKTLQGNPNRPEAWFNKGSILFELGRYKQSLAAVENTLRINAEDTNALNLKNSILHKLGEDKKPIT; translated from the coding sequence ATGAGTGCAACGGATAAAGGTCGTGAGTTTCATCACTCTAAGAGAGACTCATTTTATGAAGAGGAGTTTATCGGATTAGAAACGTATGAAGGAAGAAAAAAAGATATTGAAGTCATTGACATCATCGGGTCTTTAATGCAGGATGAAGACTTTTCATTAGAAGATGAGAGCAGCTTTACTATTAAGAAAATACTTGCTTTTCTTGAGAAAGAAATAACTGACGATCAATATTTTACTGAGGCTTGGCTGATTAAAGGTACAGTACTCTATAAAACCGGCAAGTACGGAGGTTCAATAGAAGCTTTTGACAATGCCCTGGAAACTATACCAGAGGTAATTTCTAAAGAAAACCTGTACCTATGGAAAAAGAGTGACAATATAAACTACAAATATGCACTTAAGTTCAAGGCTCTTGCTTTATTCAAGCTTGGAGGATATAAAGAGGCACTGGATACACTTAATGAGATCCTTTCACTCTATCCAGAGGACGTTGAAATCCAGAAATATAAAAATATGTTGTCTACACTACAAGATGAAAGTCTGATTAAAGAGTTGAATACTCTCCCATATAACTCTCCTGAAGTGTCCGGTAAGGGGTACAGAGACAGGCAGGTTTACGAATCGGATAAGTATGTGAGAGCGCTGAAAGAATTTGATAAATGTCTTGAAATCAACCCGGATAATGCAGATATCTGGAGCTATAAAGGCTCTGCTCTTTATACTCTTGGTAGATATGAAGAGGCTTTAGAAGCACTTGATAAGTCTCTTGAGATTAACCCTAAAAATGAAAACGTTTGGAGTTTCAAAGGTTCTACTCTTTATATGCTTGATAGGCCTGAAAAAGCATTAAAGGCATTTGATAAAACGCTGCAGGGTAACCCAAACAGACCTGAAGCCTGGTTCAACAAAGGGTCTATTCTCTTTGAACTCGGAAGATATAAGCAGTCACTGGCTGCAGTAGAGAACACTTTAAGAATTAATGCGGAAGACACAAATGCTTTGAATCTCAAAAACTCTATTCTTCATAAACTTGGGGAGGACAAAAAACCAATTACCTGA
- a CDS encoding GyrI-like domain-containing protein, producing the protein MPGIDLKKENKELYNPSAKEVSIVNVPEMNFLMIDGKGDPNISQEYQDSIEALFSVSYKIKFISKKENSQDYVVMPLEGLWWVENMKEFTVQDKSGWKWTAMIRQPDFITKDVIKEAVKEVEKKKKLPALSRIKFQSLHEGLSAQIMHIGPYSQEDPTVEKLHNFIEEKGYEFNGSLPGEKHHEIYISNMLRTEPEKLKTIIRQPMKKRS; encoded by the coding sequence ATGCCTGGAATAGATTTAAAAAAAGAGAATAAAGAATTATACAATCCATCTGCAAAAGAAGTATCAATTGTAAATGTTCCTGAAATGAATTTTCTAATGATAGATGGTAAAGGCGACCCAAATATATCACAGGAATATCAGGACTCCATAGAAGCATTGTTTTCAGTATCTTATAAAATTAAATTTATCTCTAAAAAAGAGAACTCGCAAGATTATGTGGTAATGCCTCTTGAGGGACTCTGGTGGGTTGAAAATATGAAAGAATTCACCGTTCAAGATAAAAGTGGCTGGAAATGGACCGCAATGATAAGACAACCAGACTTCATAACAAAAGATGTGATAAAAGAAGCCGTAAAAGAAGTCGAAAAAAAGAAAAAACTGCCTGCACTTTCCAGGATAAAATTTCAAAGCCTGCATGAAGGCTTATCAGCCCAGATAATGCACATTGGTCCATATTCTCAGGAAGACCCGACTGTAGAGAAACTACATAATTTTATTGAAGAAAAAGGATATGAGTTTAATGGAAGCCTGCCTGGTGAGAAACACCATGAGATATATATAAGCAACATGCTCAGAACAGAGCCGGAAAAACTTAAAACTATCATAAGGCAACCCATGAAAAAAAGAAGTTAA
- a CDS encoding hydrogenase small subunit has translation MSTGIKNLVRTLDSVDFLKMDRRTFMKALGAMGAATFLGTYKSEIVSALEFAETKLVWLHGSECTGCSESVLNAGNPDLVQALQKLNVNLAFHETLCAQQGIWNDGKLVNTSELNSEILLEDLYKEGKYFLVVEGSIPNGPDGSGRYLVIGNKTFKESLGEAAKNAIAVIAVGACACWGGITSADSEVAKDTDYRGVAFAKEDSSKGMLKELGIDKPVINIPGCPAHPDWVLLTLGAVILGKIKLEDIPSVVDDYGRPMVFFPPDHTVHENCPRRGYYDRGEFDTEVGGEKCLWKLGCKAPYSHADCGIRRWNGSVSMCTQAGGPCIACVEPGFPDSSRPLYVEREDVGIAGTNIDTVAKVAVGAAAVAAGVHAVRRMGKGE, from the coding sequence ATGAGTACTGGAATAAAAAACCTTGTCCGTACACTGGACAGTGTGGACTTCTTAAAAATGGATCGACGCACTTTCATGAAAGCACTGGGTGCAATGGGCGCAGCTACATTCCTGGGCACATACAAGTCTGAGATTGTAAGTGCGCTTGAATTTGCAGAGACCAAGCTTGTATGGCTTCACGGCTCTGAATGCACTGGCTGCTCCGAATCGGTCTTAAATGCAGGCAATCCTGACCTTGTACAGGCACTACAAAAGCTCAATGTCAATCTCGCTTTCCATGAGACTCTTTGTGCACAGCAGGGAATCTGGAACGATGGTAAGCTTGTAAACACCTCCGAGCTTAACTCTGAGATTCTCCTTGAAGACCTTTATAAAGAAGGCAAATATTTCCTGGTCGTTGAGGGCTCAATTCCAAACGGTCCGGATGGTTCCGGACGCTATCTGGTTATTGGAAACAAGACTTTCAAGGAAAGCCTTGGAGAGGCTGCAAAGAACGCAATTGCTGTCATTGCAGTCGGAGCCTGTGCCTGCTGGGGAGGAATCACTTCTGCAGATAGCGAGGTTGCCAAGGATACTGACTACAGAGGAGTAGCTTTTGCAAAGGAAGATTCTTCAAAAGGCATGCTTAAGGAACTTGGGATTGATAAACCAGTAATTAATATTCCTGGTTGCCCTGCTCACCCTGACTGGGTTCTTTTGACCCTGGGAGCGGTAATCCTTGGAAAGATTAAGCTTGAAGATATTCCATCAGTTGTGGACGATTACGGCAGGCCAATGGTTTTCTTCCCCCCTGATCACACAGTGCACGAAAACTGCCCACGCCGCGGATACTATGACCGTGGAGAATTCGATACTGAGGTCGGTGGAGAGAAGTGCCTGTGGAAATTAGGCTGTAAAGCTCCCTATTCTCACGCAGACTGTGGAATTCGCAGATGGAATGGTTCGGTAAGCATGTGTACCCAGGCAGGCGGACCCTGTATTGCCTGTGTCGAGCCTGGCTTCCCAGATTCCTCAAGGCCCTTATATGTTGAACGTGAAGATGTGGGAATTGCCGGAACAAATATTGACACAGTAGCCAAAGTTGCGGTCGGAGCAGCTGCAGTTGCTGCAGGCGTACATGCTGTTAGGAGAATGGGAAAAGGAGAGTGA
- a CDS encoding DUF2795 domain-containing protein, which translates to MQASTTEVQSILGNVKYPATKKQVIDEARKQNISGDTMQTLENIPDREYNSADDVVNEFEGFQKAMEVFHKRKYPATKQELVNEARNLHVRDVIIRALEACPDKEYSSPDDVIKECRARIQNR; encoded by the coding sequence ATGCAAGCAAGCACTACTGAAGTTCAGAGCATTTTAGGAAATGTAAAATATCCTGCAACGAAGAAACAGGTCATCGATGAAGCCCGAAAACAGAATATTAGTGGCGACACAATGCAGACTCTTGAGAACATTCCAGACAGGGAATACAACAGCGCTGATGATGTAGTCAATGAATTTGAAGGTTTTCAAAAAGCTATGGAAGTTTTCCATAAAAGGAAATATCCTGCAACAAAGCAGGAGCTAGTCAATGAAGCTAGAAATCTTCATGTCCGCGATGTAATAATAAGAGCTCTTGAGGCCTGCCCGGATAAGGAATACTCCAGCCCTGATGATGTTATCAAAGAATGCAGAGCCAGAATCCAGAACCGATAA
- a CDS encoding HypC/HybG/HupF family hydrogenase formation chaperone: MCIAIPGKVISIVNENTATIDMGGICRDVNMDLMGGADESQIGKHFLVHVGYAISEISEEESEETMHLLRQIAGLEEIDTPESKSI, from the coding sequence ATGTGTATAGCTATTCCTGGAAAAGTAATATCCATTGTAAATGAGAATACTGCAACGATTGACATGGGCGGAATCTGCAGAGATGTGAATATGGACCTTATGGGAGGAGCTGACGAATCCCAGATAGGGAAACACTTTCTTGTCCACGTTGGATATGCAATATCCGAAATCTCGGAAGAAGAAAGTGAAGAAACAATGCACCTTCTCAGACAGATTGCGGGACTTGAAGAGATAGATACCCCAGAAAGCAAATCTATCTGA